Below is a genomic region from Desulfovibrio intestinalis.
CAATATCAGTATTGTTGGTCAGTGAATCGCTAGAAACTCGAACGCCTGGACGAAGGGTGAGCCGTTCTATTTCAATGGAATCCTGCAAATAAAATGATGGGGAAAATATGTTTACATAGCGGTCACGGGCATCATATTCCATCTTGGTTTTGGCAAACTGCTCTCCAGCAATGATGCCGTCTTCACGCGAACCAACAGCATTTGTATTCTTTGTGCCAGTAAGGAATGACGTATAACCGCCCCTGCTTGCCTCAAACATGCTTCTTTTCAGTTCAAAGCCCAGCGAAACCTGGTTGGAGAACAGTTCAGGCCCATAGGCTTTCAAGTCCAGATCGCTTTTCCAGCTCAATTCCGTCTGGCGTTGCTTGTAGTTGCCCATGCCGCCTTCAGTGGCCATCTTGCCATTAAAGGTCTTGTCGATCATGGACCCGAAGCTTCCCCAGTTATAGAGCTTGTCTTTATCGTTGAGGCGGGAAAGATCTGATTTGCTGTAGGAAATATCATTGCCCCAGCGACCGATGGGCGTGTCGTAGTAGCTGTTGATTATCAGATTGATGCCGCCGCCATCCACGCTGAACTTTCCACCGTCAAAGTATTTTTCGCTGTATCTGGTGGATTTGTATGGCGCATAGATGGCAGCCAGACTGAGAAACAACGGGCTGCTTTTGGGTGTGTTTATCTTGGCCATAAAGTTCTGGTTTACCCGGCGTTCTGTAACAGAAGCGTCATTGGGAATAAGCGTCAGGGGAATGATGGAGGTCATGTTGGTGTAGGTCAGCATAAGCCCCAGCCCGTCTTCCCACAGAGGCCCTTCAAGGCGGAATGAACTGTTGTACTTGTAAAACTCTGGCTGATAGTTGCCGCCAGCGCGGGCTGGGCCTTCTGTCAGCTTTTTATCCGCGTCGGTATAGTGAAAATTGGTCCAGTCGCTGCTGGTATAGCGAAAAGAAGCCATGCCGTGCCACGCGTCAGTGGCGGCATCACGAAGCTTGGCGTCAATAACGCCGCCAAGAAAGCTGCCATACTTGGCAGGCACGTTTTCTGTGTATACTTTAACTTCTTTAAGGATATCCGGATCAATAATAAGGGCTTGCGAGTCGCCGCTGGGGATGCCGCCGTTGTCGACATTGTCATACCCACCGGGATTGATGCGGCTGTTGTTGCTCATGCCATTGATCATGAAATTGTTTTCGTTGTGCTTGGCACCGCGTATGGAAATTTTTGGAGGCGTGATTTCGCCGCCAAGCATGCCGCTGCGGGAAGTTGCATCAAATTGCACGCTTGATTGACCACGCAGCAGGTCAGTGACTGTATTGGTGCCCGTAGGCGTCATTTCAATGGTGTTCTGGTTGATGACGATTTCACCGGGCTGTTCCGTTATTCCACGCACCTCAACGCCTTCAACCAAATGCACCTTGTTGGCCGAGTCAGTGCCCGACGTTTTTTTGTGCTCTGCTTTTTCCTTTTCAGTGGCTACTTCAGTATCTGCGTTTCCGGCGCCCAGGGCCTCTTCAATGGCAGCTTTGGTGGCTGCGTCCATTTCTGCCGCCAGCGCCATGCCGCCATAGGGCATTGCCGTCAGTGACAAACTCAGGGAAAGGCAAAAGAAAAGCCCCCTTTTTATAGAAAGAAAATGCAATTTCTTTTTCATCCAGACAAACCCCTTTCTTCCTTTGACATTAATTAAACGGATGCCCCCAATCGCCTGCGCGGCAGAGCTGCGCGGTGATCCATCCGTACGCGTGGCCCGCGTCGCCTTGATTTTTTATTCAACTGAACAGCATGGAGGTGATGGCCGCGTCAGCGGCCCCATAAGAAGAAGCATCAGCAGGGCAGGCAGGCCAAGCGTCAGCGTGAGGACCAATTCTGGCCAGGTCCAGCGCAGCAACGAACCAACACCGTGTGTTGCACGTGCCCGCCGCCTCACAACCAGAAGTACAATGCTGCTCAACACGCAACCTGCCAGAGCCAACAGTGGATACTGCGCAGGCCGGACATGCAAAACCGTGCCTGGAATATGCGGCTCAAACTGTACGATGGAAAAAGGCGTCAGCAGGGAAAGCCCGCGTTGCAGGTTCTGCTGCCTGTCAAGAACGGCAGGAGGCGTGTTGAGATCAAGGTTGCGCAAGACGCGAAACTTGTTGTCAGTGGCCACCATAAACGCCTGCCGCTGGTTTTCCGGCCCCAGTCCCTTGACGGTTATGGTGGCATCCAGCGGGGTTATCCACAGGGATACCGATTGTGTGCCCGGTTCATAGCTGACTGGCAGGCGCAAGGGTTCAGTGTTTCGCAGGTTAAGGAACAGCCCGTTGTCTGTGGCTATAACACCGAGAAAATCGCTGTTTCTTTTTTCTTTGACGTCAATAAACAAGGGCTTGCCGGAAATTTTATGGCCCGTATTGCGGCAGAGAGGCTGCCCCTTGACCATACGCAACTGAAACAGCGCTCCGCTGGCATCCACAAAAAACATGCCTTCATCATGCCCTTTATAGGGGTCGGGATTGCTTGCCGCGGCCTGTAGAGGAAAGTGCACGCCTGCATCATTCAGGGCGGCAGTGAAAACCTTGCCCTTTGCCGGGTTTTCTTTGCCTGTGGCGCAATCAACAAAGCGCAGGGCGTTGTCGTCCACCAGCATGATGTCCGGCGGCAGCTTGTAGGAGGAGGTTTCAGGAGCAGACTCCATCAGAACCTGTACACGCGACATGGGCAACATCACGGCGCGAGGGTTCACCCGGGCCCAGGCGTTTTCCTGCGCGTCCGTATAGGTGATGGTCTGACCATCTATTTCCAGGGGAAAGCCGCCCCATTTTTCAATATCCTTGGGAAAGGAAAAAGGTGTGGCCATGCGGCCCTCGCGCAGGCTCAGGCGTGTTCCGTCTTCACGCTTGAAGATGAAAAGAGACGATCCGGTTTCCCAGAGAACAAACTCTTTAAATACCGGGCTGTACATGCCGCTGACCTGATAATACTCGGCGCGCGTCGAACGCAGATAGGTTTGCGGCACAAACCAGGCCAGCACAAATATTCCCATAAACACAGGCGCAAGACGTAACCAGTAGATACGCATCATTCGCCCTCCTTAACGCGCAGGGCCGCGGCTCCGAGAGCCAGGGGCCAGGGCAGGCATGCCAGTATGTAGAGCCAGAGGCTGGAATCCATTGAGGCAAAGCCCCGGCCATTGATGAGCATGGTAATATAGCCAAACCCAATCAGGGCAATGACGATCTTGCGCTTGAAAGACGGATCGGCAATGGCCGCCGCCGTGGCGCACCAGCTCACCGCGCCAGCCAAACCCCAGGGCAGGATGGTGCGGAACATCGGCATGAGCATCTCAGGAGGAAAACCAAAATACCTGCCCGCCAGAATGAAAGCCAGCGAGGCGACACAAAACAGGGCCAGCATGGCTCCCAGCCCGGTGACGATCTGCACGCCCAGCGAAAGACAGGACGACACGGGCAAATGAAACAGCAGGCGCAGGCGCTTGTTTGTGCTCTCCGGTATCAGCTGCACCGAAGCAAGCCATACACCGCCCAAAACAAATGCCCACTGAAGCGAGGTGAAATATATAGTGTCCTTGGCGATAATGCCGTTCCACGTATCTATGGCCCCGTGCATCGCCAGCACGCCCTTGAGCGTGAGGCAATAATCGGCCAGGGCAGCTCCCGCAAACATGAAGGGAACCCACAGAAAATAGCGGAGCTTGAGCCACTCCTTAAAAAACAGTGCCTTTATCATAATGCTTCCGCTTCCTCGTTCAATATCTGCCGGTCAGGCCTACAAAGGCGTCTTCAAAGGACATAGGCACTGGGGCGGGCGGGCCATCCAGGTTGTTCACGCCGCGGCTTTCAAGAAAAAAGCGCATTTCTTCGGGCATGGCGCGGCTGTATAACATGAGATGATCCACGCCCCGTTCCACGCGCAGCAGGGGGCCCTCATTGTCCCGCAGGGCTTCGCCAGCCTGTGAAAGAGGCACACGGTAGCAGAAAAACGAATGCATGAAATCGTCATAGCGTTCGTTGGCCAGCACTGCGCCTTTGTGGATGACAACAAGAGAATCCAGCAGGTTTTCCAGCTCCTGCACAACATGCGATGTCAGCAGTACGGTTGTTCCGCGGCGGCGCACATGATCTTGCAAAAATTCCAGGAACAGCCGCCGGTAACCCACGTCCAGTCCCAGAGAATAGTCGTCGAGGATCATAAGCTCTGCCTGCTGGGCAAAGATGAGCCCCAAAGTAACCTGTGAGCGCTGCCCGCAGGAAAGACGTGTGATGCGCCTGTTGGCGGGCACGCCCATACGGTTTACCAGGTCATAGTAAACCGTGCTGTCCCATTGCGGGTAGAAAGCGGCGTAAAACCTTTCTATTTCGGCAATGGTCATGAAGTTGTATTGTGTAAAGCCTTCATGCAGCAGGCCAATCCGCGCGCGTGCCTGCGGGGGAATGGAGTGGCTCGGATGCCCCATGACGGAACACAGGCCGGAATCCGGCTGCATGAAGCCCATCAATATGTTGATGCTGGTGCTTTTTCCCGCACCATTTTTACCCAGCAGGCCCACAACCTCGCCGCGCCGTACACTGAAATCAATGCCGTGCAGCACTTCTGTGCCGTGGTAGCTGTGTCGCAGGGCACGGCAGCAAACCATTTCTTCCATCAAAGGCTCTCCCCGGGAGCCGCGGCTTCCCCGCCACCCGGCTGGGTGGATATCACGGTCCATGAAGCGGCAGGAGCCTGAAGCAGCTCCTGCAGAGCGGCGGTGGCTTCCTCCGGCGTTACCTTGGCCAGTTCTTCACCGTTGGTGTTGGCCCACTGAAGAAAGGGCAGCCCCATATTCAGTTCGGCGGTCAGCAAACGCTGCCAGTACTGGGAACTTGCCCGGCCGCTTTTCAAACTTGTGAGAAGCGGGGCCCTCAAGCGGTCCAGCTCGGTTGCGCCAATATCCCAGGGGGTGAGTTTTTCAAGGTACGCGGCCACGTCTCCTGACTGCGCGTTGTCGGTGCCCACCTCTACTTGCAGCAGCGCATAACCGTTTTCAGCAGGCATGTTGCGGTAGAAAGCCGAGGGGCTGTAGCTGGCTCCCATGCGCTCCCGCAGGTCGCGGCGCAGCTTGTCGCGCAGGGTAGCAGCGGCCAGTTGGCGGGCGGCCAGCACGGCTCGGTCGCCATCGGCAGGAAAGTCCAGGCGCCATGCCTTGCGCAGTACCACCTGATCCACAGTGTCCGGCACCTTGACCAGCGCCTTGTCGTTAGCAGGGAAGGCCAGGGCAGCCGGAGCGTTGGTTCGGGGCGGCTGCACGGAATTCAGTCCGCCAAAATAGCGTGCTGCCAGGGCAAGAGCCTGTGGCGGGTTCACATCGCCGCTGATGACAACGCGGAGGGGACCTTCCTTACGGGCATTGGCCACAAAGTCGCGCACATCTGCAAGGTTGAACCCCGCAGCTTCCTCAGGCTCAAGCGAACGATAGCGCCGCGCGCCGCCGTAAAAAAATGTCTGGCCATCAGTTTTGGCTACTTCGGCTACGGTTTCACGCTTTTTGCGCACCTGCGCCTCAAGCTTGCGCCGCGCCTTCTGCAATGCTGCCGCGTCCATCTGGGGATCGGCAAACTGTGTCCAGGCCGCCTGAACAAGCAATTCCAGGCGGCGCGAATCGCCATCAACGTTTATGGACGCGCCTTGCGCGCCAAAGCTCTCCTTCACCGTGCCGCCGATGGTTTCCACGATCTTTTGCGCATCCAGGCGTGAAATTTTGCCGATTCCCCCTTCAGCCAGCACTGCCGCAGCTGTCTGCGCCAGGGCAATTTCGGCATCAGGTTGAGCCGCGTAGCCTGCTCCGTACAGAACCTGCACTGCAGCTTTGCCAGACTCAAAAGGCAGGGGCAGCACATAAACTTCCGTTCCATCACGCAGCTGCGCCTGATACAAACGCACTTCTTGCTCGCCCGGCAGTGAAAGCACACGGCTTTCCATTGCGGGTAGAGCCTTGGCTGGCGTTTCTCTGGGCACAGGCAGGTAAGGAAATGCCGGGCTTTCACGGCGGGCAACGGGGGCAAGCTCCCGCGCTGCGCCACTCTTCCAGGTCTGAAGAATTTCCTGCTGATCTGGGGGAACAGCGGCCCCGACAACAAGCGTGAGGTTATTGCCGCCCAGTACCTTGCGAGCAACGGCATTGACGGTTTTGGCCTTAACGTCTTTGCGTAACTGTTCAAAAAGATTCAGGTCGGCGGCAGGCGATGTTTGTACAAAATCCGCGTTGGCCGTGCGCACGAATTCGTCGGCCACGTCGGTATTGCTCATGCCGGAACGCTGCCCGACACGGCGTGCGAACGTCTTTTTAAGAGCGTCCAGAGCCTGGGCAATTTCCTGATCTGTAAAACCGTGCGTGGCTGCAAGGCGGGTTTCCTCGGCCAGGGCCTCAAGTGAATCGCGCCAGCCGGAAGCGTGCGTGTTCACGCCCATAACTGCGGACGGGATGAGCCCTTGCCGCCAGCGGTTCATAAAACGGCCATTGTTCCACAGGGCGTCACGCTGGTCGCGCTCTTGCAGGCGGCGTTGCATGCAATATTCCACTACAGAGTCGACAAGCTGTTCGAGCTGGTTTTTTTGAGAATCGCGCTGATGTACGCGGGGAAAATGCAGAATGACGGAAACGTCTTCTCCGCTGATGGCCCGTTGTTCGCTGATGGCCCTGATTCCCTCCAGTCTGGGATTGCCCCACGCCTGGGGTGCTGGGGCCGGGCCTGTATTTTTCATGTCGCCAAAAGCTTCTGCCACCAGGCGTTCCACTTCCGGGGCGGTAACAGAGCCAACGGCCACCAGAATCATGCGTTCAGGATGATACCATTTGCGGTAAAAGGCGGACAACCGTTCTGATGTGACGGCATTAAGGCATGCTTCAGTGCCAATGGGTTCGTTGACAAAAGCCGTACCCGCATACAGCTCGGCTGAGCGCTGGCGGCGGCTCTGCATGGCTTCATTGTCACGATGGTTTTTTTCCGCAAGTATGACGCCCAGCTCTTCTTCTACTTCCTTGGGGTCGAATTGCATGCCGTCAGCGAAATCTCGCAGAATGGTCAGGCCCATGGTCAGGGTTTCCTTATCCGTTCCGGCCAGATTCAACTTATA
It encodes:
- a CDS encoding TonB-dependent receptor plug domain-containing protein, with translation MKKKLHFLSIKRGLFFCLSLSLSLTAMPYGGMALAAEMDAATKAAIEEALGAGNADTEVATEKEKAEHKKTSGTDSANKVHLVEGVEVRGITEQPGEIVINQNTIEMTPTGTNTVTDLLRGQSSVQFDATSRSGMLGGEITPPKISIRGAKHNENNFMINGMSNNSRINPGGYDNVDNGGIPSGDSQALIIDPDILKEVKVYTENVPAKYGSFLGGVIDAKLRDAATDAWHGMASFRYTSSDWTNFHYTDADKKLTEGPARAGGNYQPEFYKYNSSFRLEGPLWEDGLGLMLTYTNMTSIIPLTLIPNDASVTERRVNQNFMAKINTPKSSPLFLSLAAIYAPYKSTRYSEKYFDGGKFSVDGGGINLIINSYYDTPIGRWGNDISYSKSDLSRLNDKDKLYNWGSFGSMIDKTFNGKMATEGGMGNYKQRQTELSWKSDLDLKAYGPELFSNQVSLGFELKRSMFEASRGGYTSFLTGTKNTNAVGSREDGIIAGEQFAKTKMEYDARDRYVNIFSPSFYLQDSIEIERLTLRPGVRVSSDSLTNNTDIAPRFFANLDILDDDRFNIFGGYNRYYGTQVVQKALMAPTSNTSYSRTSYNTPWIALKTTTPNYSNLGDLKTPHTDEYSVGASAEVWNTLFKAVIVKRDYRDQIKVVPIGTTGSSEYSNRGKTDYKGITLSAERTFDFGDWGRHVGEFSATWSKTKGNFTDWTNKTYDEVDNIIKYDPDYVLYNGTVTSASSLPANNFNSPCVITYTQNSYFWEDRIRFMGVLRWEQGGKRIFSDVGNKNTQLGPSGMYLNAYKEGYQEDMLNVDAKLSFDAIKYNNHTLTLELEALNLMDRKNLSNIGTTETTQGSYSLGRQFYAGIKYTF
- a CDS encoding DUF4857 domain-containing protein, which encodes MMRIYWLRLAPVFMGIFVLAWFVPQTYLRSTRAEYYQVSGMYSPVFKEFVLWETGSSLFIFKREDGTRLSLREGRMATPFSFPKDIEKWGGFPLEIDGQTITYTDAQENAWARVNPRAVMLPMSRVQVLMESAPETSSYKLPPDIMLVDDNALRFVDCATGKENPAKGKVFTAALNDAGVHFPLQAAASNPDPYKGHDEGMFFVDASGALFQLRMVKGQPLCRNTGHKISGKPLFIDVKEKRNSDFLGVIATDNGLFLNLRNTEPLRLPVSYEPGTQSVSLWITPLDATITVKGLGPENQRQAFMVATDNKFRVLRNLDLNTPPAVLDRQQNLQRGLSLLTPFSIVQFEPHIPGTVLHVRPAQYPLLALAGCVLSSIVLLVVRRRARATHGVGSLLRWTWPELVLTLTLGLPALLMLLLMGPLTRPSPPCCSVE
- a CDS encoding ATP-binding cassette domain-containing protein, which codes for MEEMVCCRALRHSYHGTEVLHGIDFSVRRGEVVGLLGKNGAGKSTSINILMGFMQPDSGLCSVMGHPSHSIPPQARARIGLLHEGFTQYNFMTIAEIERFYAAFYPQWDSTVYYDLVNRMGVPANRRITRLSCGQRSQVTLGLIFAQQAELMILDDYSLGLDVGYRRLFLEFLQDHVRRRGTTVLLTSHVVQELENLLDSLVVIHKGAVLANERYDDFMHSFFCYRVPLSQAGEALRDNEGPLLRVERGVDHLMLYSRAMPEEMRFFLESRGVNNLDGPPAPVPMSFEDAFVGLTGRY
- a CDS encoding M16 family metallopeptidase, coding for MPIFRFMAASVALAGCLVGSPVNLYAGPTQTSLAEAFWYDGKWAHEHSDLSADPAITFGRLPNGFRYAVIPNANPKGRVSLYLDVQAGSLMEKEDELGYAHYVEHMAFNGTRNFPPGSLIPFFQKHGMSFGGDTNAHTAWTETVYKLNLAGTDKETLTMGLTILRDFADGMQFDPKEVEEELGVILAEKNHRDNEAMQSRRQRSAELYAGTAFVNEPIGTEACLNAVTSERLSAFYRKWYHPERMILVAVGSVTAPEVERLVAEAFGDMKNTGPAPAPQAWGNPRLEGIRAISEQRAISGEDVSVILHFPRVHQRDSQKNQLEQLVDSVVEYCMQRRLQERDQRDALWNNGRFMNRWRQGLIPSAVMGVNTHASGWRDSLEALAEETRLAATHGFTDQEIAQALDALKKTFARRVGQRSGMSNTDVADEFVRTANADFVQTSPAADLNLFEQLRKDVKAKTVNAVARKVLGGNNLTLVVGAAVPPDQQEILQTWKSGAARELAPVARRESPAFPYLPVPRETPAKALPAMESRVLSLPGEQEVRLYQAQLRDGTEVYVLPLPFESGKAAVQVLYGAGYAAQPDAEIALAQTAAAVLAEGGIGKISRLDAQKIVETIGGTVKESFGAQGASINVDGDSRRLELLVQAAWTQFADPQMDAAALQKARRKLEAQVRKKRETVAEVAKTDGQTFFYGGARRYRSLEPEEAAGFNLADVRDFVANARKEGPLRVVISGDVNPPQALALAARYFGGLNSVQPPRTNAPAALAFPANDKALVKVPDTVDQVVLRKAWRLDFPADGDRAVLAARQLAAATLRDKLRRDLRERMGASYSPSAFYRNMPAENGYALLQVEVGTDNAQSGDVAAYLEKLTPWDIGATELDRLRAPLLTSLKSGRASSQYWQRLLTAELNMGLPFLQWANTNGEELAKVTPEEATAALQELLQAPAASWTVISTQPGGGEAAAPGESL